CCGCATGTGATCTGATACATACCTGTGTATTTTCATCTCCTGCTTTTGAAGCCTGGATTGTAAAGTGCCAGCTTCTCTGTACACATTCCTGAGCAACTGGCTGAAGTCGGCCAGACAAGCCTGGACCGCGGCCTGGTTAAGGAGGGGACCGGGGTCTTTGTGTGGGTGGAGCCTGGAGGGTTTCCGACCTGCCTCTCGCCTCCTCCTTGATCCTCACGGTCATCTGGCTTCCTGTGTGTACAGCATCCTTTGCCCAAGCGTCCCAGTGAGCAGTACAAACACGGCCTCACCTGTAAGACAGGCAATGATTGGTAAATACGGACTCATATTTTCCATATGGACAAATGACACCAAAGACTCAAGTAGCCTGTGGCCACTGTCCCTCAGAAAGCCCCGTGGAGCCGCTGCAGGTGGAGCAGCTCCCTGACCCTCCCACTCGCTGTACAGGGCTGGCTGCTCCGTCTTTGCTGAAGGTAACCTTCCCAAAAACGGCGCGTAATAAAACCTCGTCTCATCAGGTACTGTTAAATCCCTGGATTGGTGAATGGGGGATgttggaagggagagagggaggaaaaggccAAATCTAAAATCTGTGATTTATTTGAAAGTCATCTAGGTCTTGTCAGTATAATTCAGCACAGCCTCTTAAACCTTTGTTAACAATAGAATCAGATACTTACTCCAGAATCTGATGGACACAAGCTGCATGCAAAAGGTTGGCGCTGGCTTTCACGGTGTGGCCACCTCTACTGTCCGGGGCTGCCTTTTACTGTCTCCTCAACAAACCCATCCACTGGCCGAAATGGGGTGTCTTCCTTCTGGAGCATGGCTCACATTTCTCCTGCTGAGGCCTTCTTTCCTGTTCCCTCTACTTGCAAGGTGGTCTCCATCATGTCTGAAATCCTAAGATTTCAAGGGCCATCAGGTCACTAGTCCACCATGAGGGACAGGGGACTCAACGGGCCTCTTGGATTCCTTCAAAGCAGTATCTTTCTCTGCTGCATCATTTGAGCACCACTGCTGGGCGCTCTGGTCCCTCTGCAGCCGCCCAGCATCGCAGCTGGGAAGCAGCTTGTAAGCAGAGACCAGCAGCTTCCGTAAAGGCACGTGGGAGTCCGACTGCCGTTTATTGGCTGTTGTTTTTGACCTGTTGGCTGTGATCTCCTTCAGTTGTCACAAACCCATAATTCCTACAATTCCAGTGCCGCCCTCTCGCCAGTCGCTGGTCTATATGACTCGCTCTAACGCCGCTCACGGTGAAAAGTCACCTTGGCCTCTGATGACCGTGTGTGTTTTCCAAGATGTCTTCAGGGTCATTACTGGGAGTCCATGGCTGAGCCACAGTGATTACTGGATACACAGGAAGTGGTGGGCTGCAAATACACATCATTGCTTCAAGAAGAGGAATGTAGATGTCCACTGCGATGACTGGGTTCCGGCCTGTTCACAGTCAACCATGAAGGGCATTAGTAAGTACATACATGGAAGTATGCTTAACTGGAAGAAGCACCCGAGATGCTGACTTTTCAAATAGAAATCAAGGACCTTCTCACTCCATAATATTATTTCCCATCAGTTGGGTTAGAAGAGCCTTTTAATCCAAATTCTCCACAAACAGAAACGGTCACTTACTTTTACTTCAGAACAGAGGGCCCACTCTGGCCCCGGTTTTCTACAGTTTGGCCatagcaagaaaaacaaaatctagcaaacaaaacaccaaaaggaaatgaaagctgtAAAAAGAGCAGTCAGATATGAAGCAATATATAAACTGATACGTACACAACAGAACGGTACATAGTCGTTACATAAAGCACAAAACTGTGTGTACAGTGTTCTACCACTCACTGTTTTAAAAGAGTGAATAGATCGTAATATTTaacaaacacaagagaaaaagtGCTCTCagggaaagatattttcactttATCATCTATTCAAAgaacatactttttaaagaaacaaactacaGAACAGAAAGAATTTCTAATGATAAAAGGCCTTGTACTCGACCAGCACGTTTAAACTTAATCTTTTTTGAGAGGCTTCTCTCCAATGAATATTCAGAATACAGGAAGAGAGCTCATAAATGTCCTTTATTACAACCATATTAAGCCTAATAATATTAAGGGGGTTAAACTTGGCGTTTTCCAAGCAAAGGTACCAGATTTCTGGACTCTGTAGGCTCTGGTGCTCAGAAGGAAGATCTTTTGGCTCTGAAATACTGTCCCCTTATAAGACTAATAAAACCTACAGGTAAGATTCTCTACTACGTGGTTAAGTTGTGTGGAGAGGAGACAAAGGAGGGCCTGTCAGCTTTAAATGGACATCCTGTGTTAGTCCCACGAGTgcttttgtatatataaatattttaagctttcaAATTACTTGGATTATGGCAGTTGTTTTGTAAATCTTCGGTgactaaaacagaaataaattaacagTGGAGAAGAAAAAAGGCCCAGGTCTTCGAGACTGTCCACAAGCTACTTAACATGACGTCAGGGCAGAGCAATGAAACAGAAGTGGGTGCCTGTTCTGCCTTGGCTTTCTGATGTTAACAATTAAAAGCCTCCTCAGTACTAGAAAACCTTCTCACTGATGGGAGGGGTGtgaggggaggaaaagaaagagacgAGAAATAGCAAAAATCAGCAAACATGTTGTTATGAATAGGATTCCTTTAATTCTGTGCTTTGCTTTTATACAGAGAACTTTCAAGTACATTCATTCTAATAAATTATAGTAAGTTTCTTTctgattaaattaaaaaccacagAAGCATTTGTTGTGGCCCAAGGAGAGTGACACAGAAACCAGCATCCCAGCAGAACGGCCACTCGCCCGGGGGCTGAATGCAGGgcacgtgggggtggggggagcggctGGGAGGGAGCTGGTCACCTTCACTCCCTTTTCACCTGCATCATCACCGTTCTCCCCACCAGGCTTGAACACGGGAATCTGCTGACCATCCTTGAGCTCTAAGAAGACCTCTTGGAGGTTCCACCTGAGAGAAACCAAAAATACAGTCTCTAATCAAGGAAACactgaggccaaaaaaaaaaaaaaaaaaaagggtcaaaaaagagaaaagcagtggTTTGGAATAATGTCATCTTAAATTTTGAAACACTATTTTATGTTAGTGCTGTGAATAGAACATCAGCGCCTTTTATTCCAGGCGCTCACTATTTAACTGGCATCATGAACAGGGCAAGTTTAACAGGGAAGGGCTGACATcggggaggagaaggagcagctTATTCGCTTTTCCTAATTCCCCTCGACCTTCAGTTCCCGCTGGAGGCCGGCCAGCTCCTCTGCTAATCCCCGGGCTCAGGGGTCAGCGAGTTagggggaggtgggcggggctgcCGCTCCTTTTGTCCTCGGGAATTAAAACACATCCTGGCTAAATAGCAAACATCTCTGAGAGAGAGGCTTCCCGTAGGGGGAAGTGAGTGAACGTAGCTACTGGCAACCAGGCAAGGAAAGCCAATTAATGGGGTGGGGAGCTTACATAAAGAATGTGATGAATAATTCTGGAACAGGAACCCCTGCCTTATTCATCTTAAGAGGGAGGACAGAGACACAGCATCGAGTTACGGCAGACCTCGACCCCTGTGACTGTGAAGTCCTGCAAATTCAGTAGCATAAGGAGAGGCCAACTCAGTAGGCTGCATGGGATAAAATGTCTGGGCGGAGCTAGAAGCCAAGGCACTGGCTTGCTGTCCAGCCCGTGAAACTTCTCAAGCTTTGAAAAGCGTATTCTTACTACCTCAATCCTATAACTACAATTGAAAATGGGAATCAAGATTGTTTCCAGAGGAAGGTTCTCCTCCCGTTCCCCgattcccaccccctttcccataATACCTCTTAAAGGGGGCATCCCTGGATGAGTTGACATAGAGATGGCCCTCTGCCCTGGGTCCGGAGACAGGAATCTTCAACTGGGGGTGTAAAATGAGAGATCTAAGTGGGTATGATGTCCTCTCAAGAGATGACCCTACAAAATCCAGTGATTAGCCACAGAATCTGGTTGTTTGCTAACTTGAGCACAGTGAAGAATTCACCTGATTTTCCTTCTGGCTCCCTCCAAATGCCCTGCCCCACCTTGGATGGCTTGGTGAGGTCAATGGCAGTCCTTCTACTTGGCAAGGAGACCATCTGGGCCAAACTCAATGCCCTGAGTATTTGCaatgagtatttttaaagccATAGTTAAAAAAGAACTACTGATAAGCCCAACATCATGGTTAAAGGTCCAAAACACGTGGCGTGAAAAAGCCTTACCCAAGAGTACGTAATGCATGGTTCCACGTTTTAGAACAGGCCAAACCAGGTTGgaaaaaaacatcagaaaagtgattgctggggctggaggatgggaggggaCCAGCTGGGAAGAGCATGCTGGAACTCGCAGGTGATGAGAACAGAAAACACGCAGGTGGGGGCTTGAGTCACAGATGgatgcatttattaaaattcatcaaattggaCACTTAGATTTGTACCTTTCACAGAGTGTGACTTTcaccgcaaaaaaaaaaaaaagaaccataaaaaatactaaattctaGTAAATGACATACTGCTTATGTATTTAAAGGTGAAGTGTATGGATGTGAAGAAGACAAGCTCATGGACAAAGACAGAGCTAAGTAAATAGGCACAGGATGAAGCAAACTGAGCCAAGTATTCGAGTCCAGGTGGCAGGGCAGGTATATTGGTTCCACAGCATAAATTCTTTGatctctttctgtgtgtctgaaacttttcataataaagtaggaaaaaaaaaaaaaagtctactgtTTAAAAGGGGGAACTGTTACCAGCAAATTGGTCCAGACTGTGACCTGGACCACAGAGCCCAGGCTTTACGGAAAGTGTGTGAAGGCCCGTGTGGGACGGACAACAAGGAGTTCTTGGTGGTTTGTCATCACCGGTCGCCGCAGCTGGGCTCACACCGTGTGGGGATGCAGCCCGGATGCTGCACTGCCCTGAGCCTGGGGATGAGCCTGCGAGCCTCAGAGCGAGCTGGCAGGTGTTTGCTCAGGGCCCCTACTTAGACAAATATCGAATGCAATGTTTTTggcttttcagtgaaaactaaagACTGACTGAGCCTTGTGAAGGGGCGAGATGTGGTAACCAGATCAGGGAACCCGCCCTCAGCAAAGGTGCCCACAGGGTCCCGAGCACCAAGGCCAGGCCCTGTACCCTGTGCTTCGAGACCCAGGGGACAGCAGGACCCAATCCCTGGCCTTTCTGATTTCTCATGCTTGGGAGGATCCAGCCAGGGGAAGCTGGAGCTGGGGAAACAAGGAGCCACACCCCACGGCATGAGGGACATGGTGACATGCACACATGGCACCAGGCAGGCACTCACGTCCACCCCTGACTCACTCAGGGCCACTGCTGTCTCACCAACCACCCATGTCAGACGTTATAGCATCACCTCTGACCCACACCTGGTATAAAACTGTCACCAAGTCCTATCACCTGGCCACCACAGCAGCCTTCGtgtccatctctctttctctgggcCACAGCTCTGGTTCACACTCTCACCACGGCACCCCTGTGTGCCCACACTGCTCTCCCAAAGGTGGCTCCCCGCATCCAGTCCCTGGTCACTGCCAGTCTGCATGACTCCACCTTCTTTTAGAACCAGATCAGAGGGGGCTCAAGATGGCCAAATAGGAGGACGTAGAGCTCACCTCCCCAccataaacacatgaaaaatacatgtacacGTGGAACAATTCTCATGGAAAATTGACTGGAATCTGGCAGAAGAACTCCTATACAACCAGAGCTGCAGGCAAGCTCTCCATGTAACCAGGTAGGACAGAACAAAGGCATAGTgtcaggacctgtgcccctgggagggacCTGAAAGGAAGGGAAGGTCCAGATGGGTGGACCCTCACTCACCCTGTAGGGTGAGCAGGTCAAGCCACACACTGGGCATCCTGTCCTGGGGTCCTACGCAGAGGGCACAGCCCCCTTGGCTGCTGGGAAAGACAGACGGGCTGGAGAAGCCTAGACTCTACTCGCGAGGGTGCGCGCCTGCTGGCTTGTGGACAAGGAGGCTGGAGAGACCCCTGCACTGGTGGCTGCCACTTCACCACGCTTCCCAGCACATATGAGACAAACAACCCCGCCCTGCTCACTCCACACCACAGCCTGGTGTGAGATCTGGGCTAACCTGGCCTCGGGAAAAGGGTCTGCACTCAGAGACAGCCCGGAGGGCCTGGGGTGTGGTCTGGGTGGGGCGGCAGTGGCCACTGCCAGGGCACCTGGGAGCACACAGCAATGCATCTCCCAGCCACAGTGCCCTGACTCCGCCCAGGCCACCTCGCAGCTCAGCCCCAGGCCTAGGGCAGACAGGTCTTCCAAAGAGGCAGCCCAGATCTCTGGCGGCAGCACAGACACCTCAGTTCCTGCAGCCACAAcaccctgacccccagccccagcctgctccACACCACAGCCTTGCCCTAGATCTGGGATGGACACAATACGGAAAGGGACACACCCTTGGGCTCCTTCTGAGCAGAGTCCTGAAAGCCTGCCTAGGTGGCGACCTCCCAGGGCTCACCGGCTTCTGCAGTCATCTCCTTCAGGACAGGGCACGCACTCAAGGGCAACAGAGTCTCACCGAACCCGACCCTCCGGGCTTCTACTCCAGCAACTGGGGAGCAGAGCCTGCCCCTGACAGGGCGGTGACACTGAGCAGAGAGGAAGCCCGGCCTCACAATCCGCACAGGCTCTAGATTTGGCAGCACCAGCCACACTCCCTGTCAACCAAGTGACAGCCAGCACGCCGAGGAAAGATGCGGCTGGTGTCTATTCCAAAACCAGCCCTCACACCAAAGACACCAGATACACACAGGATAaacagggatgctcccacataaaaGCAGCCCCTTCGAGACCCAGTAGATAACTGTTTCTTCTAAATTCCTAGAGgcagagaaagttaagtaaaagGAAAAGCCAGAGGAACTGTTCCCAATTaacagagcaagagaaatcccccgaaagaacaaataatgaaacagCGCTCACCAGTCTACCAGATCCTGAGTTCAAAAAGGTGGTAGTAAAAAGGCTAATGGAATTAAGAAAGATTATTGATAGAAACGCACAGATCACTGTAAAAAGGAGCCAGAACTTATAAAGATTAACCCCCAAAATTGATAATTCAATTGCCAAGATCAAAAGTGACCTAGAAGCAATGACTACCTGACtaatgcagaagaacaaataagtgatttgaaagacagaaaagtggaaatcacccagtcagaacagcaggcagaatgtcaaataaaaaataaaagcaacatacGAGtactatgggataatataaaatgtgctaacctatgcataataggggttccagaaggaaggggtgatcaaaaatgtatttcaaggaATCATGGCTGAAAATGTCCCAAACCTCAAGagggaaacagatatccaggtacaggaagcacagagggtcccaaataagATAATTAGGATGAACCCAAATAGACtcacatataattaaaatggcctaagttaaagagaggattctaaaggcaccaagagaaaaatagtcatttacaagggaacccccaaaTCAGCTGACTTCTCTGCAGAAaatttgcaggccagaagggagtggcatgatatattcaaagtcctgaaagggaaaaacctgcaacctagtACACTCTACTCAGCAAGATTATCATTGAGAATAGAAGAAGAGACAAAGAATTTCTTGGACtaggaaaaactaaaagaattcaacaatactaaaactaccctaaaagaaatattgaaaggtcttctctagatagaaaagaagcaagaatctaaaagaaaggaaaaatcacaatAGGAAAAGCAAATTTTTAGCAAGGATTGAATATCACTTAAATAAGCcaatacgtcaattaaaaaacaatagaaacaaTTGTAAAAGTGACTATAATTACAATAAACAgtaaaataggacatcaaaatcacaaaacgCATTGGGAGGGAGTATAAAAATGTAGGTCTTTTAGAATATGTTTGAACTtgaatgactatcagtttaaagcaagtaGAATATAGTTAAGGGTAAACATACTTGAactccatggtaaccacaaatcacaACAGGTTcacaaaaaccaaagagaaaagcagcatactacaaaagaaaatcatcaaagcacaaaaggaaaggaataaaaaacgAAGAAAGTAGGAGTAGTAATACTCAAATCAGACAAAACAAGACTTTAAAACAGAGGTCATAAAGACAAAGAAGAGCAGTATACAGTGATAAAAGGATCAACATAACAAggggatattacactcattaacacatacacatccaatatagaagcacctaaatacataaagcaaatactagcAGACATAAAGGCAGAAACTGACAAATACAATAATAGTTGGGAGACTTTAACACCTCCACCTGTATCAATGGACAGATAGTCCGGAGAGAAAATCAATATGGCAGCAGAGgtcctaaatgacacaacagGCCAGTTTGGCTTACCTGATACCTACAGGACACtacacccccaaaaaacccaaaatacacatttttttcaagcacACAAGGAACAATCTCTAGGATTAACCACATACTAGtccataaaacaagcctcaacaaatttaagaggataggaAATACTTCAAGCTTTGTTTCTGATCACAATGGTATACAACAAGAAATcaaccagagaaagaaaagtgggaaaagaacaaagatgtgGCCTCTGAATAACAtgctactaaaataataataataataatgggtcaatgatgaaatgaaagaaaaaatcagaaaataactcaaaacaaaagaaaaatgaagaaactatttTACAAAACCtgtgagatgcagcaaaagcagttctaagagggaagttcacagcaatacaggccttcctcaagaaataagaaaaacctcaAGTTAACAACCTAACTACCACctgaagaattagaaaaacaggagcaaacaaaacccaagtcagcagaaggaaggaaatactaaagatcAAAGAGGGAATAAATAATatagacattaaagaaaaaacaataggaaagatCAATATAACCAAgaactggttttttgaaaagataaacaaaattgacagacCTCTAGCCAGAtccaccaagaagaaaagagagaggacccaaataaacaaaataaaaactgaaagagaagaggtaacaACCAATATCATAGAGATGTAAAAGCATAAGCGagtactatgaacagttatatgccaacaaattggacaaccgagaagaaatggacaagtttctagaaatatacagtcTGCTCAGACTGAGTCAAGAACCAGATCATTGGAACAggccaatcactagaagtgaaacagaatctgtaatttaaaaattccctgcaaacaaAACTTCAGGAGCAGATGGCTTCACTGtggaattctactaaacata
The Camelus ferus isolate YT-003-E chromosome 7, BCGSAC_Cfer_1.0, whole genome shotgun sequence genome window above contains:
- the LOC102510163 gene encoding cytochrome c oxidase assembly factor 1 homolog isoform X4 produces the protein MNFLEDSPGSRMPVPLGKLVLFTGVAGTGTCALLYYLIQKTFSRASYYQLALEQLRSHPEALEALGTPLQVHHLRLTDKDNFVDIADAKLKIPVSGPRAEGHLYVNSSRDAPFKRWNLQEVFLELKDGQQIPVFKPGGENGDDAGEKGVKVTSSLPAAPPTPTCPAFSPRASGRSAGMLVSVSLSLGHNKCFCGF
- the LOC102510163 gene encoding cytochrome c oxidase assembly factor 1 homolog isoform X5; translation: MPVPLGKLVLFTGVAGTGTCALLYYLIQKTFSRASYYQLALEQLRSHPEALEALGTPLQVHHLRLTDKDNFVDIADAKLKIPVSGPRAEGHLYVNSSRDAPFKRWNLQEVFLELKDGQQIPVFKPGGENGDDAGEKGVKVTSSLPAAPPTPTCPAFSPRASGRSAGMLVSVSLSLGHNKCFCGF
- the LOC102510163 gene encoding cytochrome c oxidase assembly factor 1 homolog isoform X3, with amino-acid sequence MSGDLSRHSPGSRMPVPLGKLVLFTGVAGTGTCALLYYLIQKTFSRASYYQLALEQLRSHPEALEALGTPLQVHHLRLTDKDNFVDIADAKLKIPVSGPRAEGHLYVNSSRDAPFKRWNLQEVFLELKDGQQIPVFKPGGENGDDAGEKGVKVTSSLPAAPPTPTCPAFSPRASGRSAGMLVSVSLSLGHNKCFCGF
- the LOC102510163 gene encoding cytochrome c oxidase assembly factor 1 homolog isoform X1, which gives rise to MKSPGSRMPVPLGKLVLFTGVAGTGTCALLYYLIQKTFSRASYYQLALEQLRSHPEALEALGTPLQVHHLRLTDKDNFVDIADAKLKIPVSGPRAEGHLYVNSSRDAPFKRWNLQEVFLELKDGQQIPVFKPGGENGDDAGEKGVKVTSSLPAAPPTPTCPAFSPRASGRSAGMLVSVSLSLGHNKCFCGF
- the LOC102510163 gene encoding cytochrome c oxidase assembly factor 1 homolog isoform X2, translated to MSKFVIHIIHCSPGSRMPVPLGKLVLFTGVAGTGTCALLYYLIQKTFSRASYYQLALEQLRSHPEALEALGTPLQVHHLRLTDKDNFVDIADAKLKIPVSGPRAEGHLYVNSSRDAPFKRWNLQEVFLELKDGQQIPVFKPGGENGDDAGEKGVKVTSSLPAAPPTPTCPAFSPRASGRSAGMLVSVSLSLGHNKCFCGF